A window of Garra rufa chromosome 16, GarRuf1.0, whole genome shotgun sequence contains these coding sequences:
- the LOC141289011 gene encoding mitochondrial glutamate carrier 1-like: protein MADKQISLPAKLINGGVAGLIGVTCVFPIDLAKTRLQNQQNGSRLYTSMSDCLIKTIRSEGYFGMYRGAAVNLTLVTPEKAIKLAANDFFRHHLSKDGFTCGSNGPFLCHPVTPNRLRALHNERPFLVLSTFPLIGFLDTLFPGHHMEVRWAWQDIIDSLYQETDPMKICLQDVCPGNPALQCTLPPSSSSLLPESHRPTHSLFLHACSNLFLERDSANSTAFPAFHFLPVLTSMLADDTLQSLYCRASLVRTTMNSSVRPLNGSCKMLLVPYNAALGLNCCHWDCIDQQGPQDSGQNGVLVDPGFKSTRQTGLINLGKPSSKFFVGLLNGGRDPPAPWDRCRCDEAQRKLMPQAVTPGGPVEVKSPTAMQLTRQLLKEKGIAGLYKGLGATLLRDVPFSIIYFPLFANLNNLGKRGADGPAPFYVSFASGCIAGSTAAVAVNPVDVIKTRLQSLTRGSQEDTYSGVTDCIRKILRHEGPGAFLKGAYCRALVIAPLFGIAQVVYFLGVGEYILSNLPKRNN, encoded by the exons ATGGCTGACAAACAGATCAG TTTGCCTGCCAAGCTAATAAATGGCGGTGTGGCGGGACTGATCGGCGTTACCTGCGTGTTTCCTATCGATTTGGCCAAAACCCGCCTTCAGAACCAGCAGAATGGATCTCGCCTCTATACCAGCAT GTCAGACTGCCTTATTAAGACTATCCGGTCTGAAGGATACTTCGGCATGTACAGAG GTGCGGCGGTGAACTTAACTCTCGTCACTCCAGAAAAAGCCATCAAGTTGGCGGCAAATGATTTCTTTAGACATCACCTCTCTAAGGACGG GTTCACTTGCGGATCGAATGGCCCTTTTCTTTGCCACCCCGTAACGCCCAACCGACTGAGGGCTTTGCACAATGAACGTCCT TTCCTGGTACTTAGCACGTTTCCTCTCATTGGCTTCCTCGATACGCTCTTCCCAGGGCACC ACATGGAGGTTCGCTGGGCTTGGCAGGACATCATAGACAGCTTGTACCAGGAAACGGATCCGATGAAAATCTGCCTGCAAGATGTTTGCCCAGGTAATCCTGCGCTGCAGTGTACTCTCCCACCTAGTTCAAGCTCCCTGCTGCCGGAGTCCCACCGCCCTACTCACTCGCTCTTCCTCCACGCCTGCTCGAACCTCTTCCTGGA GCGTGACTCTGCCAACTCCACTGCTTTCCCAGCATTCCATTTCCTTCCTGTCCTCACCTCAATGCTGGCTGATGACACCTTGCAGTCCCTGTATTGTAGGGCTTCTCTGGTGCGTACCACCATGAATTCTTCTGTAAGGCCACTGAATGGCAGCTGCAAGATGTTACTCGTCCCATATAATGCAGCGCTG GGACTCAACTGTTGTCATTGGGACTGCATAGACCAGCAGGGGCCACAAGACTCGGGGCAGAATGGAGTGCTGGTAGATCCAGGCTTTAAATCTACCAGGCAGACCGGACTTATCAACCTTGGCAAGCCAAGCTCCAAGTTCTTCGTTGGACTTCTGAATGGCGGCAGA GATCCACCTGCTCCCTGGGACCGATGTCGTTGTGATG AGGCCCAGAGGAAGCTGATGCCTCAGGCAGTGACCCCCGGGGGCCCCGTAGAGGTGAAGTCCCCCACAGCTATGCAACTCACCAGACAATTACTGAAGGAAAAGGGCATCGCGGGTCTTTACAAGGGCCTGGGAGCCACGCTGCTCAG GGATGTCCCGTTTTCTATCATCTATTTCCCTCTGTTTGCGAATCTGAATAATCTGGGCAAGCGAGGAGCCGACGGTCCCGCTCCCTTCTACGTCTCTTTTGCATCGGGCTGCATTGCGGGCAGCACAGCCGCCGTCGCCGTCAACCCTGTAGATG tgATAAAAACCAGGCTACAGTCGCTAACACGAGGAAGTCAAGAGGACACTTACAGCGGGGTGACCGACTGTAtcag GAAGATATTACGCCACGAAGGTCCCGGTGCTTTCCTGAAGGGGGCGTACTGTCGAGCTCTCGTCATCGCGCCGCTCTTCGGCATCGCTCAGGTGGTTTACTTCCTCGGCGTGGGCGAATACATCTTGAGCAACCTGCCCAAACGGAACAACTAG